GAAGGATTAATTCCTTTAAGCCGGATGTGTTATTTGTGGGGATGACGGCTCCCAAGCAGGAAAAATGGGTGTTGGCCAATAAACCGGCCATCCATCCCTGCATTATCTGCTCCATTGGTGCCGCGTTTGATTATTTTGCCGGGACTCTTCCCAGGCCATCACGCTTCTGGATTAAAATCGGAATGGAATGGTTTGTTCGGCTCGTGAAAGAACCCGGAAGGCTCTGGAGGAGATATCTGGTGCATTCTCCGGTTTTTTTCTTTGACCTTTTCAGGTGTCTGGTTCTGGGCAAAAGGGTGGTGAAAAAGCCCGGAAAAGAATAACTATTTGTAATACTCGAATCGGAGGTTCAGTCGTTCTTCAATGGTCTCTGCCAGTGCCAGCAGATCTTCGTCATCATCGGTTCTCCACCTGACTTTCAGTTCTTTGCCTGCCATATTGATTCCTTTCATAAGGGTATGCAGAAGATCCGTCAGCTCCCTGGCAGATGACGAATCACAGCAAAGAAAATCGCAGTCCAGGATCGTTACCGTTTCCGGATGTTCCGCATATTTCTTCACCCATTCATGAGCCGGCTTGAAATAAACCGAGGCATTCGACGGATAAGAACACCCCTGGATATGTATATAGCCAGGTTTTAAGTTAAAAGTAAATGTTTTATCAGAACCGGGTATGTACAATTCTTCCATTGATAGTCCCTTTTGATGCTAATGCCAATTTACGATATTTTTCTGATAAAAACTCTGCTGTTTTTTTTGTCCTGATGCTTTGATAGTTTAACCTAACCTGACAGGTCGTTCATCAAATTTAATGCGGATTAAAAATTCAGGAATGAAAGCCGTTGGTAAGGTTAATCCGTTCATCGGTCAGAGATATTGCACGGTTGGTCAAAAAGGATGAACTTTTACCCGGGTTGTTTGTCATTTACGATAGAGGTAATTTTACCCTGATTAACATATGTTGTTTATGATAAGAAACCTTGCGAATTATTTCCTTACACGCAGATGGTATGTGCGTTCCAAGTCGCTGAAGGGGTATTCGCGTGTGTTAGCAGCTTTTATTCAGGTTTCCGATATACTGCTTCTTGTTCTCATTAACCTTCTTGCATGGAGGATTTACAGAAGGATTGATCCCGACTGGGCACCGACTCTTACGTTTTCGCTTGTGCTGTTCTATTTGGTTCAGTTCGTGGTCTGGTTTTCCCTTCTTCAGGTAGCAAACCTTCCTAAAATCCCCCGAACTACGCGTACAATAGTGCTGGTTTTCAATGTGTTGCGGATAAGTTTCATCGGATTAATTGCCCTGTTTGTTTTCAAATATCTTTTCGGAGTGTGGCAGGTTACACCATCCTTGATTTTTCTTTTTTCTGCCCTTGCCGCTGTAACATATTCATTGGCTCACATCGTTTCGGTGAGGCTTTTTAAGATTTACAGAAGCAAAGGATATGACATCCACAAGGTACTTGTATTTGCCGATACCTATTCCGAAGATTTCATCCGGAAGATAATGGAACAGAAGGAATGGGGCTTTGAAATTGTTGCCATCATCTCCGATTCACGGATTATTAAAAACAAATTTGAAAATATTGTTCCGGTTTATTCATCCCGTAAAGACCCTGTTGAACTGATTAAAAAACACGTGGTGGATGAAGTGATCTACAGCCGGTTCAGGTTTGCTGAAGAGGAGTTCAGGAAGGTCATTCTCTACTGCTTCAAGACCGGAATTATTTTCCGGATGCAGTCGGAGCTTTCGCCGGTTGACGATGTAAAAATCCGCCTGGAACAATTGCATAAGATGCCTGATCTGGTATTTCTCAATGTTCCGGGTGATAACATCGCCCTTATGTTCAAATCGTTTATTGATCATGCTGTTTCGCTTGCTTTAGTTCTGATTTCTCTCCCTGTTTTTGCTGTGATTGCCATAGCAATTAAACTGGATTCTCCTGGTCCGGTCTTCTTCCTGCAGAAGAGGGTCGGACTCAGGGGAAGAGAGTTCAATCTCATTAAGTTTCGTACCATGGTGAAAAATGCAGAAGAGTTAAGGAAGCTGATTGAGAAACAGAATGAGATGGACGGTCCGGTATTTAAAGTGAAAAATGATCCGAGGGTTACCCGCGTGGGGAAATTTCTGCGGGAGACAGGACTGGATGAACTGCCTCAGCTTTTCAACGTTATCAAGGGCGAAATGTCACTTGTTGGCCCAAGGCCTCCTCTTCCGAGCGAAGTAAAACAATACCCCGACCAGTATCTGCGCCGGCTTTCTGTTAAGCCCGGGATTACCTGCACCTGGCAGGTGGTTCCCAACCGGAACTCCGTCCGGTTTGAACGCTGGATGCAGCTCGATATGGAATACATTGACAAATGGTCTCTGAAACTCGATTTCCTTATCTTTCTGAAAACTTTCCGAACAGTTATTCTTCGTACCGGCCTCTGATCGATTTTTTCCCTCTCCATGTCGTTTTTTCTGTGTAACTTTAGGGGCATTCATATGGAGGCTTATATTTTATCAAATGATGAAACACCTATGTATTAACACAAACACCAATGAATAAATTTCAAATCATGGGAGTTCCCCCGCTTTGGCGGGGCAGGCTATCCGACCTTCAAAAATCAATTTTGTTCGGATGAAACCCACATGTTTCACAAACACAAACACCAAGGTAATAAAATCACCAACATCCGGGTTCCATCATACCATTGAAAATTAATCTTATTATGATAAAGCATCGTGAAATTCCTATCGAACAGACCAATCCCGTCAAGGAATTAATCTTCAGGGCACTTGAATACAAATGGATTTATATCATCAGTCTTGCTTTGTTTTTAATCTACTTTGCCGGGAAAAACAAATATGCCCCCCGTACCTACGAAAATTCAGCTACCATTCTCCTGAACAAGAATCCAAAATCCATGCTGGGAGGCGGTAATGTGCTTACAGGCCTCGAAGCTCTTGAGTTTGCCAATAATGTGGAAAACGAGGTGGCTGTTCTTTCTTCTTATACCCTTGTGAGCAACACCCTTTTCTTACTCGATTTTGATGTATCCTATTACCATATCAAAGATGATTTTCTCGGGAAGATTATCGGCAACTCGGCCATGACCACCGAGCTTTATACAAGCTCTCCTTTTAAGATCGTTCTCGACAAGACCCATGTTCAGCCTATCAATTCTTTTTTCGATATTTCAATTGTCAACGATTCGGTTTTTGTGCTGGAAATGCATGAAGATAAGCCTTATCTATACAATTATCTCGACGGAGGTATCCGGCAAACAGGCCCGATCTATTTCCGTAAACAATTTCAGTTCGGAAAGATGATTGATACCAGTTTCTGTCGCTTTTCCGTAACCATTACAGACCTGTCAAGAGCTAAGGAACTTCAGAAAACCGGAAAGCTGGCATTTGTTATGAATCACCCGGAACAGATTGCCTTGCAGTATCAGAGAAACATAAAAGCAGAGGCTAAAAACCCCGGTTCATCGGTTATCAAAATCACCCTGAAAGGAAATCACGAAAAGAAGGTGACTGATTTTCTGAACAAGCATATTGATACCTATTTAACCAATAACCTGAACAAAAAGAACAAAATTGCTGTCAGTACCATTGAATTTATTGATTCACAGCTTTCTGATATTTCGGACTCCCTTACTACCGTTGAAAGGAGACTGCAATCCTACCGTTCCTCCCATCAGATCACCAATCTGAGTTTTCAGGGGCAGAAGTATATCGAACAACAGACCCAGCTGGAAAATGAGAAAGCACGGCTGGTTTTGCAAAAACGATACTATGATTACCTGGTGGAATATCTTTCTTCAAACAAAGATGGAGCTGACCTGGTGCCTCCTTCGACCATGAATGTTGTTGACCCGGTCATGAACCAGCTTGTGGTGGAACTGATCAACAACAATGCAGAAAGAGCCTCAATTCTGCAGAACGAAAATATTCAGAACCTTTTTCTCGGGCAGATAGAAAATAAAATTAACAACCTGAAAAAGACGATATTGGAAAACGCCCGGAACAACCTGAATACCATTCAGATTTCCATTAATGAACTGGATTACCGGAGCAAGGTTCTTGCAAACGAAATTGCACGCCTTCCGGGCACTGAGCTTCAGCTGGTGGGCATTGAAAGGAAATTTAAGCTGAACGATGCTATTTATACCTATTTACTCGAGAAAAGAGCTGAGGCACAAATAGCCAGAGCATCCAATACACCTGATTTTGAAGTGATTGATTTGGCCAGAGACTCCATGGTCAAAGCCATATCGCCCAAACGAAGGCTCAACCTGGTTCTGGCGGTTCTATTGGGGCTTCTCCTTCCTACCGTTTACATTCTTCTGAAAGAGTTCTTCAATGTCCGCATCTCAGAAATCCGCGATATTGAAGCCATCAGCAACCTGCCTTTCCTTGGGGCTATTGTGAGGAGCCGGAAGGAAACCCCGCTGGTTGTTAAGGAGCACCCGCGTTCTATCGTTTCAGAATCGTTCCGGGCCCTGCGTACCAATATTCAGATACGCATGGGAACCGACAGGCCTGTTGTCCTGGTGGTTACCTCTTCCACAAGCCGGGAAGGGAAAAGCTTCATTGCCCTGAATCTGGCTTCATCCTTTGCTTCCTTCGGAGGAAAAACGGTCCTTCTCGAATTCGATATGCACAAACCGGTTTTGACAGAAAACCTGAAACTTAAATCCGGCAAGGGGTTAAGTAATTTTCTCGACGGGCAGGCAGCCCCCGAAGAAATTATTCTGGCATCTGGCATTGAAGGCCTTGATTTTATCTCCTCAGGTCCCGTTCCCTTTAATCCTTCGGAGCTGATCAGTACCCAGAAGGTGAATGAACTGTTTGAATTCCTGAAGCAGCGGTATCATTATATTGTTCTTGATACACCTCCGCTTGCGGCTGTAGCCGATACCTACCTGCTGATGAAACACGCCGATATGAACATTCTGGTTACCTGCCGGAATACCACTCCAAAGAGTCTGTTTACGGCAGTTCTGGCCA
This genomic stretch from Bacteroidales bacterium harbors:
- a CDS encoding DUF1987 domain-containing protein produces the protein MEELYIPGSDKTFTFNLKPGYIHIQGCSYPSNASVYFKPAHEWVKKYAEHPETVTILDCDFLCCDSSSARELTDLLHTLMKGINMAGKELKVRWRTDDDEDLLALAETIEERLNLRFEYYK
- a CDS encoding polysaccharide biosynthesis tyrosine autokinase; its protein translation is MIKHREIPIEQTNPVKELIFRALEYKWIYIISLALFLIYFAGKNKYAPRTYENSATILLNKNPKSMLGGGNVLTGLEALEFANNVENEVAVLSSYTLVSNTLFLLDFDVSYYHIKDDFLGKIIGNSAMTTELYTSSPFKIVLDKTHVQPINSFFDISIVNDSVFVLEMHEDKPYLYNYLDGGIRQTGPIYFRKQFQFGKMIDTSFCRFSVTITDLSRAKELQKTGKLAFVMNHPEQIALQYQRNIKAEAKNPGSSVIKITLKGNHEKKVTDFLNKHIDTYLTNNLNKKNKIAVSTIEFIDSQLSDISDSLTTVERRLQSYRSSHQITNLSFQGQKYIEQQTQLENEKARLVLQKRYYDYLVEYLSSNKDGADLVPPSTMNVVDPVMNQLVVELINNNAERASILQNENIQNLFLGQIENKINNLKKTILENARNNLNTIQISINELDYRSKVLANEIARLPGTELQLVGIERKFKLNDAIYTYLLEKRAEAQIARASNTPDFEVIDLARDSMVKAISPKRRLNLVLAVLLGLLLPTVYILLKEFFNVRISEIRDIEAISNLPFLGAIVRSRKETPLVVKEHPRSIVSESFRALRTNIQIRMGTDRPVVLVVTSSTSREGKSFIALNLASSFASFGGKTVLLEFDMHKPVLTENLKLKSGKGLSNFLDGQAAPEEIILASGIEGLDFISSGPVPFNPSELISTQKVNELFEFLKQRYHYIVLDTPPLAAVADTYLLMKHADMNILVTCRNTTPKSLFTAVLANLENNNIENLQVVLNNYELRNGRDEYSYDYSYVQEEGRRKGLSRYLKKFLSFGKLPRVRKG
- a CDS encoding sugar transferase, coding for MIRNLANYFLTRRWYVRSKSLKGYSRVLAAFIQVSDILLLVLINLLAWRIYRRIDPDWAPTLTFSLVLFYLVQFVVWFSLLQVANLPKIPRTTRTIVLVFNVLRISFIGLIALFVFKYLFGVWQVTPSLIFLFSALAAVTYSLAHIVSVRLFKIYRSKGYDIHKVLVFADTYSEDFIRKIMEQKEWGFEIVAIISDSRIIKNKFENIVPVYSSRKDPVELIKKHVVDEVIYSRFRFAEEEFRKVILYCFKTGIIFRMQSELSPVDDVKIRLEQLHKMPDLVFLNVPGDNIALMFKSFIDHAVSLALVLISLPVFAVIAIAIKLDSPGPVFFLQKRVGLRGREFNLIKFRTMVKNAEELRKLIEKQNEMDGPVFKVKNDPRVTRVGKFLRETGLDELPQLFNVIKGEMSLVGPRPPLPSEVKQYPDQYLRRLSVKPGITCTWQVVPNRNSVRFERWMQLDMEYIDKWSLKLDFLIFLKTFRTVILRTGL